The sequence below is a genomic window from Candidatus Methanoplasma termitum.
GCTGCTGCAACCTTGAAGCCAAGGCCTGCAATCAAAGTGATCATTGCGATACCGAATGCCCAGCTGAAGCCTGAGCCCGCTAACGTTGCTGCTATTTCTGAGATATTGGTGTTCCCCGTTACGCCATACAGCATCGAGAGACCATAAAGCGTCAACGCCGTGGACAATCCGCCGATGATGACGTATTTCACTGCGGCTTCCGCAGACCTCGGGTCCTTCCTCTTCATTGAAACCAGAACATACGAGGTTATACTCGCAAGTTCGACTCCCAGGAAGATCGTTATGAGGTCGTTGGCGGTTGCCACGAACATCATACCGACGGCCGCCGCAAGCAGCAGAGAATTGAACGCACCGAAGTGGTGCCTCGTTGTCTCTGTGCTCGACGACGATACCAATGCGGCAAGCAATACCACCGTCTGGAACAGCAGTATCATTACGCCTGCGAACGCATCATAGGTGAACAGATATAGGTTTTCGCCAAGAGCGTTCACACCCGTGACCCCATACCCATCTGTGTATTTGCCGAGCATCATGATGATGTTTATTATCATCGAGATCGCAACTATCGCAAGCGTTATGCCTGTGACCACGTTCCTTCTCTTTGTACCGAAGTATACCGCAGGCATTATCAGCGCACCTATTATCATGATGATCATCGGTGCCAGCGGGGTGAAATCCCCGAATATCGTCGTTATTGCTGATGGATCAACGTACATCATTTAAATCACCCCCGGTAATGCCGCCGTGAATTCCCTTACGAATCCGAGTGCCAGGTCCGGCCAGAGACCGAACAGCGCTATCAGTGCGCATGTCGCACTGAGAGCGATGACCTCCGGTCTGCTCAGGTCGTGTATGTGTGAGAGATCTATCTTCTTGGTAAGCCTTCCGAACATGCTTCTCTGCATTGCCCACAGGTAATATCCCGCGGTCAGCAGCAAGGAGAGCAGACAGAACGCCACCAGCCACAGCATGTTGATATCCGATGCATAGTTGAAGAACGAGAATATTATCCCGAACTCCGCCCAGAATCCTACCAATCCGGGAAGTCCCAGGGATGCCAAGAATCCAAACATCATGAATCCCGCGAGGAGAGGCAGCTTTCCGGCCAATCCCCCCAGCAGAGGTATCTCTCTTGTTCCGATGCTGTGCCCCGCTGCTCCGCAGGTCATGAAGAGCACTGCGGATATCAATCCGTGTGCGAACATCTGGAACACGGCGAACTGTATTCCCATGCCGGACAGTGTGGCCATTGCGATCATGACCATACCCATGTGACTGACAGACGAGAACGCCACCATCTTCTTGAGATCCCTCTGTGCGATACAGGCGTATGCGCCGTATATCATCGCCAGCAATCCTATGAACACCATTATCGGCTGCCATACGACCGCCGCGTCATGGAACAGGTTGAGATCGAGACACACTCTTATGATACCGTACGAACCCATCTTCAGCATGACTCCCGCCAGCAGGACCGAACCCGCCGTAGGCGCTTCGGTGTGTGCATCCGGAAGCCATGTATGGAACGGTACGATCGGCATCTTGACCGCAAATCCGAAGAAAAGCAGTCCGAACACCAATGTCTGGAATGTAGCGCTTAACGCCGTACCCGCGGCCACTGCCTCGAACGAGAAGTTCCCGCCCGTCGTTGCGAACACCAGTGCGAATATACCGATCAGCATGACCAGACTCGCTACGTGTGTATAGATGAAGAACTTGATAGCGGCGTAGTGCCTCCTCGGACCTCCGAACCACGATATCATGAAGAACATCGGGATCAGGGTCACCTCCCACATTATGTAGAAGAGGAAGTAATCTCCCGCCATGTACACGCCCATCAGACCGACCTCCATTGCAAGCAGCAATGCGAAGAAGTAGTTGGGCCTGTCCTTCTCGCCTGCGGAGAATACGGTCGACAGGAACACGAGCACTCCGGTTAGGAATACCATAAGGATGCTCAGTCCGTCCACGGTCAGGATATATGAAACTACGATATTGCCGAAGTTTATCCAACTGTGGCTTTCATTGTATACCGAAAGGTCCGGAGTGAACAGCAGGATAATGGACAATACCATTGTTATGCCGGAGAACACTCCCGCGACCCATTTCGCGTACTTTGCTCTCTTACCTCCCATCGCCAGCGTTGCTATCGCACCGACCAGCGGGAAGACCAGCAGCAGGGTCAGCAGATAAGGCATCTCAAAACCTATGTCGAAGAACACCTTAAACACCTCCCATGTAATAGAAGAGAGCTATTATGAAGACACACAGCAGGACCACTCCGAACAATACTATTCCGGAGTAGTCGCGCACATCTCCCGTTTGGGCTTTGCTTGCGGCCTCTCCGCCGCCGACGACCGACGACGCCAATGCGTTGACCGTACCGTCCACGATCTGCGTGTCCACGAAATCCACTCCTTTGGCGACACCGTACCCAAGCTTCCATCCGATCTGGTCGTAAAGCTGCGGGAAGTACCACCTCTTTGTAAGTGCCGTATACAGCCGAGACTTGCCGTTCTTGTTGAGTTTGCCCGGATCGAACGATCCTCTGGCATACATGACATATGCAACGGCTATCGCTATCAGTACCAGTGCTACCGTGATGTAAGTGTATATGCTTCCGAATATCTCGGTAAGCCACTCTACAAGTCCCTTCGATTCACCGGACCCTACCATGAAATGCCATAACGTACTTCCTGCCGCATTGTTTCCAACATCATGTGGCATGATCGATACATACCCATCGAAGCCGAACAATAATATCAATCCTATCAGAGCTGCAAACACAGACAGTATGATCAACGGGATCGTCATGCTCTTTGGGGACTCCCCGTGGCAGTGGTGCGCCGTCTTCTTGCCCTTGAATGTCATGAACCACATCCTGAACATGTAGAATGCGGTCATGAACGCTGTAACGATGGCCAATATCCACATTATTGTGAACACCCATCCGTCCAGCCCGTGGTTGCCGGCGTGCATCGCCGTTTCCAGCACTATTTCTTTTGACCAGAATCCGCTGAAGAACGGGAATCCCGCAATGGACAGCGAACCGATCAGCATGGTGATCGAGGTGATCTTCATCTTACGATGCAGATTGCCCATCTCCCGCATGTCCTCCGTGCCTGTGGAATGTATCACCGAACCGGAGCCCAGGAAGAGCAGTGCTTTGAAGAACGCATGGTTGACCATATGCAGAACTCCTGCAACGTAACCGACGGCTCCCGCCGCGATCAATGCTTCGTTGTCGGTCTGCATTCCCAGCGCCATCATATATCCTCCCGCACCGAGTGCGAGGAACATGTATCCCAGCTGGGACAGCGTTGAGTAAGCAAGCACTTTCTTTATATTCATGTTGTTGAGAGCCATCGTTGCCGCGAAGAACGCCGTTATTCCTCCGATGAGGCCGACGAACAGCATCACCTCGGGGTTCTGTGTGAACAGCGGGAAACATCTCGCAACGAGGAACACACCGGCCTTGACCATTGTCGCTGCGTGTATCAACGCAGAAACGGTCGTGGGGCCCGCCATCGCATCCGGAAGCCAGTCCAGAAGCGGGAACTGTGCGCTCTTTCCTATCACACCGCCGAATATCAGGAGGGAACCGAGCATTATCATGTTCGGGTCCACCTTCGCTATCAGATCGGCGCTGAACACCGTAGCATAGTCTAGGCTGCCGAACGAATACAATATCACAAACAACCCTCCCATGAGACAGACGTCCCCCAGCCTTGTGACCAGGAAAGCTTTCTTCGCTGCCGATGCGGCATTATCCGAAGCATCGTCCCCATTGGGGTGATCGAAGCTCCAGAATCCGATCAGGAGATATGAGCAAAGACCCATTATCTCCCAGAATACGAACATCTGAAGGAAGTTGCTAGATAATGCGAGTCCCAGCATTCCCGTCAGGAACAGTGAGACCTCGGCGTAGTATCTTCTCTTTTTCTTACCTTCCTCGTGCATGTATCCTATCGAGTAGATGAATATCAGCGTCGAAATGAACGAAGCGAACAATATCATCACACAAGACAGGCTGTCGATGTATATTCCAAGCCTGAGATGGAAATCGCCGATGGAGAACCATGCAATGTCCGACATGAAGAACCCTTGCGTATGTTCTCCGTAATAATACCCTGATGTAAAGAACTCGTATGAGACGAGGACCGACATAACGAATGCGAACGCCGCACCGAATATTACGACCGGACCGCCTCCTTCGGGCATCTTCTTTCCGAAGAATCCCACTATCACAAAGCAAAGCACCGGGACCAGCGGGATCAGCCAAGCATATTCTAAGAACATCTTACCACCTCATGGATGCGAGGCTGTCGGCCTCGATGGTGCCCTTCACCTTGTATGCGTTCAACAATATCGCGATTCCCACCGCGACCTCCGCCGCCGCCACCGATATGGACATCACTACGAACACTTCTCCGAGGACGTTTGTCGTGAATGCCGAGAATACGATGAAGTTTATGTTCGCCGCATTCAGCATCAGCTCGATGCACATCAGAACGACGATTGTGTTCTTCTTTGTCATGACCCCGTATGCTCCTATGGCGAAGAGCACCGCGGCGAACAGCAGGAAGACCTCAATCGGTATCATCGTGCTCACTCTCCTCTCTCGCTATACAAACACCGCCGATCATGGCGCCGAACATAAGCAGCGCCAGGATCAGAAGCAACGGACCGTATTGCTCGAACAATGCATAGTTGAGCGAGTTGTGATCTATTGTCACGGTGGTCTCGCCCGTGTTCTCGTCGGTGATCTCGACCGTCCCGCCCGTGAAGTCGACACTTCCGGGAGTGTCTTTGATCCCGGGATTGACCTCTTTCCAGTCCGTAGCCATCACTGCCAGCGCAAATACCGCAAGCAGGGCCGCTGCCACACCAAGGCCTATAAGGACCTTCTTATTCATCCGAATCACCTTCACTGCGCATTATATACCTTCTAGTCAACATAATGCTGAATGCGAACAGGATCGTGATCGCACCAACATACACCAGCATCTGGATAACACCGACGAACTCAGCCTCCAGGAAGAAGTAAGTGACCGCCACGCAAACGAATACGAGGGCGAGGTAGAATGCACTGTGCACCACCTCTTTCGCAGTCACCACGTACAACGCAGCGGCTATGGCTATCGCGGCCAATACGACAAAGGCCACGAGATCCGAGTTAGTCCAGAGGTACCCCATCACGTTGCAGAATCCGTTCCATATATCTAACATGAGTCCCATTATAGCACCTCATATATGTGGAGCGCGTCCTTCGGACAATCCTCCACGCAATTCTGACAGCATATACAGGTGGCCTGGTTGAACTCGGGGTAGAGTATCGGTCTCCCCTTTTCGTTCACGCCGTGTTCGACCATCTTAACGGCCTTCACGGGGCACACCTTTTCGCATTTCTTACAGCTTATGCACTTTTTCTGATCCAATACAGGCCTGTCGGTCATGAACGGCGATATCCTCTTTTCCGAGTTCCCGTTCTTTACGTCCGACATCAGGGTCATTTCCAAATGAACCTCCATCTTCTCGGTCGCATTGTACGCGAGCCTCTTCGGACCGTATATCAGATCCTCTCTCGTGTACTCGGCGAGCTCGAATTCGGGAGTGACCGTCATCGCGTTCACCGGGCAGTATTCAGCACAGTATCCGCACATGGCGCATCTTCCGAGGTTGACCTGAGGCCTCATGACCTTCTCTCCGGCGCTGTTGTCGGTCTCCACCAGCTTGATGCAGGCGGTGGGGCACATCTTTACGCACATACCGCATGCGACACACCTTTCGAGCCTGAGCCCGGGGCGTCCGCGGTAGTTCTCCGGCACCCACATCTTCTCGTATGGGTAAAGGATTGTTACCGGTCTGTGTATGATGGTCTTTCCGAACAGCCTGAGAACTTTCACAATGGGCTTCATGACCCAGAGGACCCTTGCGGGGTTCCTCGGATACTTCTCCAAGTATTTCTTCTCGGCCATCAGAACCAACCTCCGAGTTTAAGCACAATCACGATCATAAGATTCACCACTGCCAACGGCATGAATATCTTCCACCCTATGTTCACGATCTGATCCGTCCTTACTCTTGCGAGGGCTCCTCTCAGGATTATCATTCCCAGGAACACCAGCCAGATCTTCGCCAGCATGACTATCTCGGGCATTATGCCCTGCCAGCCGTCGGGTGCGAAGGGTATGAGCCATCCTCCGAGGAACAATATGACGATCATGGCGCACGAGACATATCCTCTCATGTAATCCGCCAGCATGATCAGGCCCCATTTCATTCCCGCGTACTCTGTCTGCCATCCCTCCACAAGTTCGGCCTCTGCCTCGGCGATATCGAACGGTACACGTTCCGCCTCGGCCGTCGCACAATAGAAGAATGTTATGAAACCGATGATCTGCGGGAACAGGAACCACATTCCGTGCTGCGCATTGACGATGTCGCCTATGTTGAAACTGCCTGCCATCAAAGCGGCCGTGGCGATCATTATGAGCATCGGAACTTCGTATGATATCATCAGTTCCGCCGCTCTCATTCCTCCGATCAACGAATACTTGTTGTTCTGAGCCCAGCCCGACACCAATATAAAGAAGGGTGCCAGTGCGAACAGGGCCATTATTATCAGGAGTCCCGTTCCGTAATTGACTACGAACCATCTCCCCGAAAGAGGGATCATACATGCGATGAGCGCCGATGTCCCTATGATCAGTGCCGCAGTCCAGAGATACATCTTCTTGTCGACGTTCCTTGAAACGGTGTCTTCCTTCAGGAAGGTCTTGAAACCGTCTGCCAGACACTGCATGAATCCTTTCAGGCCGATCATGGTCCCTCTTCTGTCCATGACCCTTCCCAGGACCTTACGCTCCATCCACAACGATAACAATGTGACAATGAACGCCACCAGGAATATCAGTATCATGAATATCAGCAGGGCGAAGATATTCGTTATCTCCGGGGATATCAGCCATGTCGACAGCCCGTTACCGGGGAAGATAAGGTTGATTATCCACGAGATGAAGCCGCCGATCAGCTGCCATAGTTTGTAAGATATGTCGAATGGGAGGTTGTAGATATCTCCGAACGGATAGAACGGGTTGTCCATGACGTTGGAGAAATGTATCCAGTCTGTAATGTTGCTGTACGGCATTTTATCACCTGTCGGTCTCTCCCAGACACATATCTATCATTGCCATTATCACGGGCACGTCGGCGATCCTGGATCCCTGCACCAGCGGCTTTGCCGCAGATACGTTGACGAAGATCGGACTGCGCACTTTGAGCCTGTACGGTTTGTCAGAACCGTCGGAGACGAGATACATCATCGACTCTCCGCGGGGATCCTCCAATCTCATGAACGATCTCCCCGCCGGCACCTTCGACGGCACCTTGAGTCTGTACGGCGCATTCTTCCCGAGGGCCTTCACCTTATCCAGCGCCTGCAATATTATTTTGCATGACTGGAACATTTCCTCGATCCTGACCATGTAACGGGCGTACGAGTCCCCCGCCTTTAGGACGGGTACTTCGAAGTCTATTTTGTCGTAATTGTCATATGGGTCGTCACGGCGTATATCGAAATCGACGCCCGTGCCTCTCATGGCCGGTCCCGTGATGCCTAAGTTGGCGCAGTGCTCCCTTGTTAGGACCCCTGTGCCTTTCATCCTTGAAACGAATACTGATGAATCATCTATTAATCCGATGATGTCCCACATCGCTTTCTCGAAGCGCTTTATGCATCTTCTGGAATACATGTCGAACTCTTCGTCCGCATCGTTCCTTACTCCGCCTATGCGCGGGAAGTTCGTTGTCATCCTCGCACCGCAGAGTCTCATGTTGAGGTCCATGAAGAACTCTCTTTCTCTCATGGCCCACAGGAATACTGTGAGGTTCCCCAGGTCGGTACCTACTGCGGCCAGCCACATAAGGTGGGACTGGATGCGGCAGATCTCGTCGCCTATTATCCTGATGTATTTGGCTTTCTCGGGTATGTCGATGCCGAGCGCCTTTTCTACGGTCATACAGTACAGGTGGGTATACGTCATTGAAGCGGCGTAGCAGAGACGGTCCGCCATTGGTATGATCTTCGGATACGTCCTGTTCTCGCACTCTTTCTCCCATCCTCTGTGCAGGTAGCCTATTATCGGTTCTG
It includes:
- a CDS encoding complex I subunit 4 family protein encodes the protein MFFDIGFEMPYLLTLLLVFPLVGAIATLAMGGKRAKYAKWVAGVFSGITMVLSIILLFTPDLSVYNESHSWINFGNIVVSYILTVDGLSILMVFLTGVLVFLSTVFSAGEKDRPNYFFALLLAMEVGLMGVYMAGDYFLFYIMWEVTLIPMFFMISWFGGPRRHYAAIKFFIYTHVASLVMLIGIFALVFATTGGNFSFEAVAAGTALSATFQTLVFGLLFFGFAVKMPIVPFHTWLPDAHTEAPTAGSVLLAGVMLKMGSYGIIRVCLDLNLFHDAAVVWQPIMVFIGLLAMIYGAYACIAQRDLKKMVAFSSVSHMGMVMIAMATLSGMGIQFAVFQMFAHGLISAVLFMTCGAAGHSIGTREIPLLGGLAGKLPLLAGFMMFGFLASLGLPGLVGFWAEFGIIFSFFNYASDINMLWLVAFCLLSLLLTAGYYLWAMQRSMFGRLTKKIDLSHIHDLSRPEVIALSATCALIALFGLWPDLALGFVREFTAALPGVI
- a CDS encoding NADH-quinone oxidoreductase subunit 5 family protein, producing MFLEYAWLIPLVPVLCFVIVGFFGKKMPEGGGPVVIFGAAFAFVMSVLVSYEFFTSGYYYGEHTQGFFMSDIAWFSIGDFHLRLGIYIDSLSCVMILFASFISTLIFIYSIGYMHEEGKKKRRYYAEVSLFLTGMLGLALSSNFLQMFVFWEIMGLCSYLLIGFWSFDHPNGDDASDNAASAAKKAFLVTRLGDVCLMGGLFVILYSFGSLDYATVFSADLIAKVDPNMIMLGSLLIFGGVIGKSAQFPLLDWLPDAMAGPTTVSALIHAATMVKAGVFLVARCFPLFTQNPEVMLFVGLIGGITAFFAATMALNNMNIKKVLAYSTLSQLGYMFLALGAGGYMMALGMQTDNEALIAAGAVGYVAGVLHMVNHAFFKALLFLGSGSVIHSTGTEDMREMGNLHRKMKITSITMLIGSLSIAGFPFFSGFWSKEIVLETAMHAGNHGLDGWVFTIMWILAIVTAFMTAFYMFRMWFMTFKGKKTAHHCHGESPKSMTIPLIILSVFAALIGLILLFGFDGYVSIMPHDVGNNAAGSTLWHFMVGSGESKGLVEWLTEIFGSIYTYITVALVLIAIAVAYVMYARGSFDPGKLNKNGKSRLYTALTKRWYFPQLYDQIGWKLGYGVAKGVDFVDTQIVDGTVNALASSVVGGGEAASKAQTGDVRDYSGIVLFGVVLLCVFIIALFYYMGGV
- the nuoK gene encoding NADH-quinone oxidoreductase subunit NuoK, whose amino-acid sequence is MIPIEVFLLFAAVLFAIGAYGVMTKKNTIVVLMCIELMLNAANINFIVFSAFTTNVLGEVFVVMSISVAAAEVAVGIAILLNAYKVKGTIEADSLASMRW
- a CDS encoding NADH-quinone oxidoreductase subunit J, whose product is MGLMLDIWNGFCNVMGYLWTNSDLVAFVVLAAIAIAAALYVVTAKEVVHSAFYLALVFVCVAVTYFFLEAEFVGVIQMLVYVGAITILFAFSIMLTRRYIMRSEGDSDE
- a CDS encoding 4Fe-4S binding protein gives rise to the protein MAEKKYLEKYPRNPARVLWVMKPIVKVLRLFGKTIIHRPVTILYPYEKMWVPENYRGRPGLRLERCVACGMCVKMCPTACIKLVETDNSAGEKVMRPQVNLGRCAMCGYCAEYCPVNAMTVTPEFELAEYTREDLIYGPKRLAYNATEKMEVHLEMTLMSDVKNGNSEKRISPFMTDRPVLDQKKCISCKKCEKVCPVKAVKMVEHGVNEKGRPILYPEFNQATCICCQNCVEDCPKDALHIYEVL
- a CDS encoding complex I subunit 1/NuoH family protein, producing the protein MPYSNITDWIHFSNVMDNPFYPFGDIYNLPFDISYKLWQLIGGFISWIINLIFPGNGLSTWLISPEITNIFALLIFMILIFLVAFIVTLLSLWMERKVLGRVMDRRGTMIGLKGFMQCLADGFKTFLKEDTVSRNVDKKMYLWTAALIIGTSALIACMIPLSGRWFVVNYGTGLLIIMALFALAPFFILVSGWAQNNKYSLIGGMRAAELMISYEVPMLIMIATAALMAGSFNIGDIVNAQHGMWFLFPQIIGFITFFYCATAEAERVPFDIAEAEAELVEGWQTEYAGMKWGLIMLADYMRGYVSCAMIVILFLGGWLIPFAPDGWQGIMPEIVMLAKIWLVFLGMIILRGALARVRTDQIVNIGWKIFMPLAVVNLMIVIVLKLGGWF
- a CDS encoding NADH-quinone oxidoreductase subunit D; amino-acid sequence: MMENDYIGGKCERSSMHTDKMWVIMGPQHPFSHGLWTLKAQLDGEIVADAEPIIGYLHRGWEKECENRTYPKIIPMADRLCYAASMTYTHLYCMTVEKALGIDIPEKAKYIRIIGDEICRIQSHLMWLAAVGTDLGNLTVFLWAMREREFFMDLNMRLCGARMTTNFPRIGGVRNDADEEFDMYSRRCIKRFEKAMWDIIGLIDDSSVFVSRMKGTGVLTREHCANLGITGPAMRGTGVDFDIRRDDPYDNYDKIDFEVPVLKAGDSYARYMVRIEEMFQSCKIILQALDKVKALGKNAPYRLKVPSKVPAGRSFMRLEDPRGESMMYLVSDGSDKPYRLKVRSPIFVNVSAAKPLVQGSRIADVPVIMAMIDMCLGETDR